The sequence below is a genomic window from Thermodesulfobacteriota bacterium.
ACCCTGCGGTCCTCCACGCCCACAGCCCGGTGCTCAATGCCTTCCCCGCCCGCAAGGTCTCCCGGCAGCGTCGCGTGCCCCTCGTCTACGAGATCCGGGCCTTCTGGGAGGACGCCGCTGCCGACCAGGGCAGCTACGCCGAGGGCTCCCCCAAGTACCGCCTGGTGCGCGCACTGGAGACGCGCTGCTGCCGCCGGGCGGACGCCGTGGTCACCATCTGCGCGGGGCTGCGCGACGACCTCCTGCGCCGGGGGATCCCCGAGGGCAAGGTCCGCGTGGTGCCCAACGCCGTGGTGCCCGAGCAGTTCCCGCCCGCCGAGCCCGACGAGGTCTTTCGGGAGAAGTGGGGGCTTCGGGGCAGGACTGTGGTGGCCTTTCTGGGCTCCTTCTACCACTTCGAGGGGCTCGACGTGCTTCTGGAAGCGGCCGCCCGTCTGGCACCCGAGATGCCCGAGCTCGCCGTGCTCCTGGTGGGGGGCGGCGAGACGGAGGTGCTGCTGCGCCAGCGGGCGCACGACCTGGGCCTCGGCGGCACGATCATCTTCGCCGGGCGCGTGCCCCACGCCCAGGTGCCCGGCGTCTACGCCCTGGCCGAGGTGCTGGCCTACCCCCGAAAGCCCATGCGCCTCACCGAACTCGTGACGCCCCTCAAGCCCCTGGAAGCCATGGCCATGGGAAAGGCCCTGATCGCCAGCGACGTCGGTGGCCATCGGGAGCTGGTGACCGACGGGGAGACCGGGCTGCTGCACCGGGCGGGCGATCCGGAGGCGCTGGCCGCCGGCCTGGGAAGACTGGTCCGCGACGCCCAACTGCGCCGGGTCCTCGGGGAGCGGGGCCGGGCCTGGGTGCGGCGCGAGCGCACCTGGCACCGCAACGCCCAGGCCTACGCCGCTCTCTACGCGGAGCTCCGGAGCGCCGGCCGATGAATCCTGGCCTCGTCCAGGTCCGCCGGGCCCGCCCCGAGGACCGGGCCGCCTGGGACGGCTTCGTCGCCGGCCGGTCCGATGCGGTGCCCTACCAGCTCTGGGCCTGGGGGGAAGCCGTGGCCTCGGCCTACCGGTGGAAGGTGGCGCGGTTCCTGGCGGAGGAGCACGGCCGGGTGGCGGGCGTGCTCTGCGCAGTCTGCCTGCGCCAGCCCCTCGGGCGCCAGGAGTGGGTGTGCCTCCCCTACTGCGACGTGGGAGAGGCCCTGGCGGAATCGGACGCCGCTACCAAGGCCTTGTACGACGCAGCGGCGGCGGCGGCGGAAGCGGCGGGCGCGCGCCGCCTCGAAGTTCGCCGGGCCCGAGGCACCGGGCTCGAAGCCCCCCCCGGGCAGCCCGTCGCCACGACCTCCGGGAAGGTGCGCATGGTGCTGCCGCTCCCGGGAGGCGCGGCCGCCCTCTGGGGGTCCTTTTCCTCGAAGCTCCGCAGCCAGGTCCGCAAGGCCGAGAAGAACGGCCTGGCGTTTCGCTGGGGCAGCGGCCCCGAGCTGGACGCCTTCTACCAAGTCTTTGCGCGCAACATGCGCGACCTGGGCTCCCCCGTCCACTCCCGGCGCTGGTTCCGGGAGGTGCTCCGGGCTTACGGACCGCAATGCCGCCTCGGGCTCGTGTGGCACCAGGACCGGCCGGTGGGCGGGGGAATCCTCCTTCTTGCGAAAGCTTCGGCGAGCATCCCCTGGGCTTCGACCCTGCGGGAGGCCAACGCCCTGGCGCCCAACATGCTCCTGTACTGGAAATTCCTGGAGTTCGCCGCCGATGCGGGGTACGCGTCCTTCGACTTCGGCCGCTCGACCCCCGGGGAAGGCACGTACCGCTTCAAGGCCCAGTGGGGGGCAGAGCCCCGCCCCCTGGCCTGGAGCACGGTGCACCTGGCGGGCGCCGCGGCGATCCCCCCGGACGGACCGAGCTCCGCCCGCGCCCTGGCGGAACAGGTCTGGAGGCGCCTGCCCCTGCCGCTGGCCAACCTCCTGGGCCCCGTCGTGCGAAAGTACATCAGCTTGTGAGGGGTGACGTGGAGCGTGAGACGTCCCATCGCCCCCCAACTGATCACTTCCTTCCTGGAGTCCCCCCATGGCCCTGTTCCTCTTCTGGATCTGCCTCGCCCTCCTCGCCTACGTGTACGCGGGCTACCCTTTGCTCCTGGCCGTGCTCCCCAAGCGCGACGTGGCCGCGAGAGAGGACCTGCCCGAAGACCGACTACCCACGGTCTCCCTGATCGTGGCGGCGTACAACGAGGAGAAGGTCATCGAGGACAAGGTGCGAAACGCCCTGGCCCTGGACTACCCGCGGGAGAAGCTCGAGCTCTGGGTGGCTTCCGACGGTTCCAGCGACCGGACCAACGAGATCCTGGCCCGGTTCGAAGGGGAGGGAATCCGGGTCCACTACGTCGAACCCCGGGGGGGAAAGACCCGGGCGCTAAACCTCACGGTGCCCCGAACCTCCGGCGAGATCCTGGTCTTCTCCGACGCCAACGCCCTGTACCGGCCCGACGCCCTGCGAAAGCTCGTGCGGCACTTTGCCGACCCTTCCGTCGGGGCGGTGAGCGGCGACGTGCGCCTGCTCAACGAAGACGTCTCCTTCGGCCAGTCCGAGGGGCTCTACTACCGGTATGAGCGGTGGATCCAGCTCCAGGAGAGCCGGCTCGGCTCCATCATCGGGGTCGACGGCGCGATGTACGCCCTGCGCCGCGAGCTCTTCGTGCCGCCCTCGAACAACATCATCCTCGACGACTTCGTCATCTCCATGACGGCCGCCGGCCGGGGCTTCCGGGTGCTCTACGACCCCGAGGCCGTGGCCACCGAGAGCGCCACCCCCGACGCGGCCCAGGAGTTCCGCCGCAAGGTCCGGATCTCCGCCGGCGCGGCCCAGGCGGCCCTCCAGGGCGAGGGGCTCCCTCCCTTGGGGCAGCCCCGGCTCCTGTGGGGCTACGTCTCCCACAAGGCCCTGCGCTGGCTCAGCCCCTGGTTCCTCCTGGGTCTCTTCTTCGCCAACGTCCACCTCCTGGGCCGCTCGGCGGGCTATGGGCTCTTCCTGGCGGCCCAGGCCGCGTGCTACGGGCTCGCCCTCTACGGCGTGCGCCGCAGTCGCGGACGCATGCCGCACTGGGTGCAGGTCCCCTTCTTCTTCGCCCTCCAGAACGCCGCCTACCTGATCGGTGTGGTGAAGGGGCTCCTCACGGTCCAGACGGGAACCTGGGAACGCACGGGAAGGTAGGGAGCCTGGGCCGGCGCCCCTTTTCCGGAGACGAAGGCCATCCCGAGTCGTGTGGGGGTTTGGCGCGCGGAGGAGCCCCGAAATCGGACTTGCGCCCGACACCGTCCAGCGCCATGCTGTCGGGCCTTGCCGGGGGGCTTTGTTCAGCGCGCGAGGCACGAGGAGGGGATTCCATGACGCCGGAAGACCTGCGACAAATCGAAGGGCTCCTGCGGCGCTTTGGCGAAGAGCTTCGAGGTGAAATTCAAGGGGAGATCCGGGAGCAGGTCGACAAGCTCGACGCCAAGATCGAGGACCGGGTCAACGCGCTCGACGCCAAGATCGAGGAGCAGGTCAACCGGCTCGACGCCAAGATCGAGGAGCAGGTCAACCGGCTCGACGCCAAGATCGAGGACCGGGTCAACGCGCTCGACGCCAAGATCGAGGACCGGGTCAACGCGCTCGACGCCAAGATCGAGGAGCAGGTCGGCAAGCTCGACGCCAAGATCGAGGACCGGGTCAACGCGCTCGACGCCAAGATGGAGGAGCAGGTCGGCAAGCTCGACGCCAAGATCCAGGATCAGTCCGAGAGCTTCGAGCGGTGGTTCGGAATCCAGCGGGAGGCCTTCCAACACGACCTGGCGCTGGTGGCCGAGGGCCACCAGATGCTGGCAGAGAAGATCGACCGGCTTGCCGAGGAGACGCGAGCCCGCGCGGATGCGTTCGAGCGGGAGCTCCTGGCCCACAAGGCCGACCCGTACGCCCACCAGGCCTGGCGGGTGAGCGAGGGCGAAGCAGACTGACCGCCGCGCAAGCGGCTCGTCATCGCGGGCATTCCGCGGGAGGAAAGCATGAGCGTGGAGGCCTTGAGAAAGGACCTGTCCGAGCCGCAGGAGGCGGCCGGCGCAGGCATCCTGTCGGCCATTGGGAACACCCCCATGGTGGAGCTCAGCCGGTTGGGGGCAAACCCCAGGGTGCGCCTGCTGGCCAAGCTCGAGGGGTGCAACCCCGGCGGGTCCGTAAAGGACAGGCCGGCCCACTACATGGTCCGCCACGCCGAAGAATCGGGGAAGTTGACCCCGGAAAAGGTCATCCTGGAACCGACTTCGGGAAACACCGGAATCGCCCTGGCCATGATTGCCGCGGCCCGGGGCTACCGCATCCGCCTCGTCATGCCCGAGTGCGTGAGCCTGGAGCGGCGCCGGGTCCTCGAAGCCCTGGGCGCCGAGCTCACCCTCTCGGTGGGGTGCGAGGGCACCGACGGGGCGATCCGCAAGGCCTTCGAGATCCTGGAGGCGGCCCCCGACACCTACTTCATGCCCAACCAGTATGCCAACCCGGCCAACTGGCTCTCCCACTACGAGACCACCGGGCCCGAGGTCCTGTGCCAGACCGGCGGCGACGTGGATGTCTTCGTGGCCGGCATGGGCACGAGCGGCACCCTCATGGGGGTGAGCCGCTATTTTCGGGAGCGAAAAGCCGGCGTGCGCGTCGTGGGGATCGAGCCCCCCATGGGCCACGCCATCCAGGGGCTCAAGAACATGCGGGAGGCCATCGTCCCGGCAATTTACGAGCCCGCGCGCCTGGACGAGAAGCTCGTGGTGGCCGACGAGGAGGCCTTCGACATGGCCCGGCAGCTCGCCCTGCGGGAGGGCCTCTTCGTGGGGATGTCGAGCGGTGCCGCCGTAGCCGGGGCCCTGCGGTTCGCCTCCGCCCTCGACTCGGGAACGGTGGTGGTGCTCCTGCCGGACCGGGGAGACCGCTACCTGAGCACCGCCCTGTTCCGCTCCGTGTGCGCCAACTGCCCTCCCTGAGGCGCCCTCCCCCAGGCCGCACTTTCCGTAACCCCAAATACCGAGAGGGCCCGCCTAGGCGGGCCCTCTCGGTAAAGAGGAGGAGGAAGAGGAGGAGGTTGTACCGCTCGCTGGCCGGGCCGGGAGAGCTGCCACCCTCCCCCGGTGTGCCGTGCTTCGCGATACGCAAGTACTGTATCGGACGTAGATGAGGAGAACCTTAAGCCCCCATGAAAAAATTATGAGAGACCCCGCAATTCTTTCCAGCCCTCACTCGGCGGCGCTCCCCCGGGAGACCTGATCCACCAGGGAACGGAGGATCTTGCGGGTGTATCGCTCCCGCTTCTCGGGGCTGCGGGCGTTGTAGCACCCGATGCCGTCCACGGTGTACCCGTAGCGGGCCAGGCAGTCGCGAAGCACCCAAGCCCCCACCAGGACGTTGTAGCAGGGGTCGGTGCACACGCGGATCCACCGCTCCGGCCCGAGACGGCTCTCCCACCAGGAGTTGATCTGCATGAGGCCCACGTCCACCGAGCCGTCGGCGTTCCACCCCGCCGCCTCGGGATCGAGTCCCGACTCGAGCTCCGCGATGGTGCGCAGGAGCACCTCGGGCACCCCATAGCGCGCCGCCGCCTCCTCGAAGCAGAAAGCGTGGCTCGGCCGGGGGGCTACCCCCAAAGCTCCGGACAGGAGGAGCGCCGCAGCCACCCAGGCCGCGCGGGAAGGCAGGTATAGTCCCATGGGCCGTTGGTCCCATTCCTAACGAAGCGGCGCCTCAGACCGCCAAGGAGTGACGGTTCCTACCGCTTGCGCCCGGCCAGGATGCCCGGATTTCTGCCCCGGCGCCAGCCCCGGCCCGGGTCTGGGCGGGGAGAAAAGGGAGGATGGCGCCACGGGGGTGTCTCGTGGTACCAAACCACCCTCGTTTCCCCGGGTGGGTGGAGAAGCCGATGCGCACCACGTGGAAGGTCTTGGCCGCTGCCCTGGCGGCGTTGGGCGCGGGGATGCCCGCACAGGCCTCGGAGGAGCTGCTCCTGCGCCTGCTCGGCCCACCGGCCCGGGGGTCCGAGGCGCGGGTCTCCTACGCCGCCCAGTGGCGCCCCGAACGGCGGGCGGAGGGCGCGGCGCACGGGGGGGCGGTGGAGGTGCTCACCCAGCGGGCGGCCCTCCTCTCGGCAGCGCCCCTCGGGGCGGAGGCCGAGGGCTCGGTCGCGCTGGGGCTGCGACACCACGG
It includes:
- a CDS encoding TIGR04063 family PEP-CTERM/XrtA system glycosyltransferase encodes the protein MKILHVLDHGLPIQDGYSYRSQNILESQRELGLAPLAVTSPKHEADWKGVWAPEETQGGVRVFRTGAVSGSSLPFVGEMRLMRALEQRLAGIAARENPAVLHAHSPVLNAFPARKVSRQRRVPLVYEIRAFWEDAAADQGSYAEGSPKYRLVRALETRCCRRADAVVTICAGLRDDLLRRGIPEGKVRVVPNAVVPEQFPPAEPDEVFREKWGLRGRTVVAFLGSFYHFEGLDVLLEAAARLAPEMPELAVLLVGGGETEVLLRQRAHDLGLGGTIIFAGRVPHAQVPGVYALAEVLAYPRKPMRLTELVTPLKPLEAMAMGKALIASDVGGHRELVTDGETGLLHRAGDPEALAAGLGRLVRDAQLRRVLGERGRAWVRRERTWHRNAQAYAALYAELRSAGR
- a CDS encoding GNAT family N-acetyltransferase — translated: MNPGLVQVRRARPEDRAAWDGFVAGRSDAVPYQLWAWGEAVASAYRWKVARFLAEEHGRVAGVLCAVCLRQPLGRQEWVCLPYCDVGEALAESDAATKALYDAAAAAAEAAGARRLEVRRARGTGLEAPPGQPVATTSGKVRMVLPLPGGAAALWGSFSSKLRSQVRKAEKNGLAFRWGSGPELDAFYQVFARNMRDLGSPVHSRRWFREVLRAYGPQCRLGLVWHQDRPVGGGILLLAKASASIPWASTLREANALAPNMLLYWKFLEFAADAGYASFDFGRSTPGEGTYRFKAQWGAEPRPLAWSTVHLAGAAAIPPDGPSSARALAEQVWRRLPLPLANLLGPVVRKYISL
- a CDS encoding glycosyltransferase family 2 protein; protein product: MALFLFWICLALLAYVYAGYPLLLAVLPKRDVAAREDLPEDRLPTVSLIVAAYNEEKVIEDKVRNALALDYPREKLELWVASDGSSDRTNEILARFEGEGIRVHYVEPRGGKTRALNLTVPRTSGEILVFSDANALYRPDALRKLVRHFADPSVGAVSGDVRLLNEDVSFGQSEGLYYRYERWIQLQESRLGSIIGVDGAMYALRRELFVPPSNNIILDDFVISMTAAGRGFRVLYDPEAVATESATPDAAQEFRRKVRISAGAAQAALQGEGLPPLGQPRLLWGYVSHKALRWLSPWFLLGLFFANVHLLGRSAGYGLFLAAQAACYGLALYGVRRSRGRMPHWVQVPFFFALQNAAYLIGVVKGLLTVQTGTWERTGR
- a CDS encoding cysteine synthase family protein; translation: MSVEALRKDLSEPQEAAGAGILSAIGNTPMVELSRLGANPRVRLLAKLEGCNPGGSVKDRPAHYMVRHAEESGKLTPEKVILEPTSGNTGIALAMIAAARGYRIRLVMPECVSLERRRVLEALGAELTLSVGCEGTDGAIRKAFEILEAAPDTYFMPNQYANPANWLSHYETTGPEVLCQTGGDVDVFVAGMGTSGTLMGVSRYFRERKAGVRVVGIEPPMGHAIQGLKNMREAIVPAIYEPARLDEKLVVADEEAFDMARQLALREGLFVGMSSGAAVAGALRFASALDSGTVVVLLPDRGDRYLSTALFRSVCANCPP
- a CDS encoding lytic transglycosylase domain-containing protein, with the protein product MGLYLPSRAAWVAAALLLSGALGVAPRPSHAFCFEEAAARYGVPEVLLRTIAELESGLDPEAAGWNADGSVDVGLMQINSWWESRLGPERWIRVCTDPCYNVLVGAWVLRDCLARYGYTVDGIGCYNARSPEKRERYTRKILRSLVDQVSRGSAAE